The sequence CATATTGTGATGGCAGATATAAACACGATCCGCAACATCACTAAATGTGTTGAACTTTCCGGTTACAAAGTCGAAGAGATATTTCTCGAACCTATTGCTTCCTCTTATTCTGTTCTAAATGAAGTCGAAAAAACTCTCGGTTCGGTTTTGATCGATATTGGAGGAGGGACTACCGATCTTGCGGTTTTCTATAAAGAAAGTATTCGGTTCAGTGCTGTTATTCCTCTCGGAGGAACGAACATAACTCAAGATCTTGCTATCGGTTTGCAGACTTCTCCTCAAAATGCAGAAGACCTGAAGATAAATTATGGAAATTCCATTGCATCTTCGGTTCCTGACGATGAAAATATTAAAATTGAAGGCATTGCCGGAAGAGAATCAAAAACGAGAAAATTGCGTTATGTCTCAGAAATTATCGAAGCTCGCATGAGAGAGATCCTGGAAGATGCATATAAGATATTAAACGAACATAATGAATTAAAAATGATAACTGCAGGTTTAACGATCACCGGAGGAGCATCTTTGCTGAAGAATTCCGAAAAATTAGCTGAAGATATTTTTAATATGTCCACAAAAACCGGTTATCCTGATTTGAGCGGACTGGCAGGTCCAACAGAACGACTGCAAAATCCGAAATATGCAACCAGCGTTGGCATTCTTTATCAAGCCCAGAATTTGGTTTTGGATAAGGACAATAAGATCCGGCAATTGAAAACAAGCGATCCTTTCACAAGTTTTTTTAAGAAGATCATAGCCAGTTTAAAAGAGTATTTATAGGAGGATACATGGAAGAAATTGATATTGAACTCGATTTAACGAAGGAATTGACTTCAATTGGAACCCATATAAAGATCATCGGAGTCGGTGGAGCCGGCGGAAATGCGATCAATACCATGATCGAAAATTCTCTCGAAGGAGTCGAATTTATTGCAGCCAACACCAATATCATAGATTTGAAGAAATCGAAGGCAAGGTTGAAATTGCAGTTGGGAAAAGAAACTACAAAAGGTCTCGGAACCGGAGCTCATCCGGAACTCGGTCGACAATCTGCGGAAGAATCGAGGGAAGATATCAAACATCATCTCGAGGGAGCAGATATGGTTTTTATTGTTGCCGGAATGGGCGGTGGAACCGGAACCGGAGCCGCTCCTATTATTGCTTCCATGGCAAAAGAAATGGGAATCCTGACAATCGGGATCGTGAATCGACCATTCAACTGGGAAGGTAAAAAGAGAAGGATGAATGCCCAGGATGGGATAAAACAATTAGCAGAAAATGTTGATAGCCTGATCGTTATTCCGAATGAGAAGATCAAGGAACAATACTCGGACTTG is a genomic window of Candidatus Cloacimonadota bacterium containing:
- the ftsA gene encoding cell division protein FtsA, with translation MRSEQIITAIDIGTTKICVIIAVLDEEKKLEIKGIGTGKSEGLVNGIVIDISKASKSISDAIYEAELMSETKAKNIYVGIAGEHMKSQNTLGRISLTTGSEPCEITQEHVDNVITNSKNNIKIQQGNERLDIIHAIPQYYDIDGQVGIMNPVNMSGFNLSAYVHIVMADINTIRNITKCVELSGYKVEEIFLEPIASSYSVLNEVEKTLGSVLIDIGGGTTDLAVFYKESIRFSAVIPLGGTNITQDLAIGLQTSPQNAEDLKINYGNSIASSVPDDENIKIEGIAGRESKTRKLRYVSEIIEARMREILEDAYKILNEHNELKMITAGLTITGGASLLKNSEKLAEDIFNMSTKTGYPDLSGLAGPTERLQNPKYATSVGILYQAQNLVLDKDNKIRQLKTSDPFTSFFKKIIASLKEYL